The sequence ATCCAGCTGGATGGTGTTTTCGCCCAACTCAGACAGGTCAACGGCAGCACGCAAGGAGCGCCCCACCAGACGAGAAATCTCGTGGGTACGGCCCTTGACCTTGCCCTTCATGGATTCACGCGGCATGCGCTCATGCGTGGACGACGGCAGCATGGAGTACTCGGCAGTGAGCCATCCCTCGCCGGAATCCTTCTTGAAGCGGGGCACTCCGAATTCGACGGAGGCGGTACACATGACGCGGGTGTTGCCGAACTCCACGAGGACCGACCCAGCCGGGTTGGTGGTGAAGTTGCGGGTAATGCGGACGCTACGGAGTTGGTCGAGCGCGCGACCATCAGCACGAGTGAAATCAGTCATGCCCCCTACCCTACCGTCAGGCCTTAGAGCTCAAACTCCATCCCGGACGCACCGAGGACGATCTCACCGTCAAACTCGCGGGCCGCGGCCGCATAGGTAGCGGCGGCGTCGCCCCACGGCTGCAGGTGAATGAGCACGAGCTTCTTAACTCCGGCCTCGCGGGCGAGACGGCCGGCTTCGGCGCCGGACATATGCATGTCCGGTGCTTTGTCCTCCGAGGTTTCGCCCCATGCGGCTTCACAAAGGAAAATGTCGGCGCCGCGGGAGGCATCGACAAGCGCGGGCGTATAGGCCGAGTCCGCGGAGTAACACAAGGTGGCCCCACTTTTCGCGTGCTCCATGCGCAGTGCGTACGTCTCTACCGGGTGGACGGTGCGGAACGGGGTGATAAAGACATCGTCGACAAGCTGGCGCTCGCGGTCCACCCAGGGACTGAACGCGAAGGTATCACTCATGTCATCCACGCCCTCGGGGTCATCCGAGGACAACCGGCCCAAATGGGATTCCGTACGCTTCGGACCGAGGCAGAAATTGCGAGAAGCTGCCGGCGCCGTGGGATGGAAGCGGCGCCACACCATCAGCGAAGGGAAGTCCAGGCAGTGGTCTGCATGCAGGTGGGTCAACGCCACGTGAGCATCACACGGATCTTGATGTTCCTGCAGGCGAGCAAGGGTGCCAGGGCCCAGATCCATAACGATGGACGGGGCAGAGTCGAAAGACACGAGGTAGCCGGAGGCGGGGTTACCGATAGTCGGCACCGAGCCGGAACAGCCTAGGATGGTCAACTTCATGCGTTCAATAGTCCCACGAAACAAAGCGGATTGCTGGATTTGCGTCGATTGTACCTGTTGAGTCCCGCTAAATCTGGGGTCCCAAGAAGCGGGTAGCCAGCTGGGAGAACGACTCATGGTCACCGGTGCATTCAAAGCTGCGCGTCGGTGTATGCCCCTGAGGCGCCAGCATGTCTGTTGTGGTGAGAATGCGCATGACATCCTTCGCTGTCTCCTCCGCGGAGGACACGAGCGTAACGTTGTCACCGATGGCCAGCTGGATAACCCCGGTGAGCAGCGGGTAATGCGTGCAGCCCAACACGAGCGTGTCCACCCCCGCGGATTGCAAAGGCGCGAGGTAGCCCTCCGCCACCCCCAGAATTTGGCGGCCGGCCGTAATACCGCGCTCCACAAAATTCACGAAGTCCGGGCAGGCCACGG is a genomic window of Corynebacterium singulare containing:
- a CDS encoding MBL fold metallo-hydrolase, coding for MKLTILGCSGSVPTIGNPASGYLVSFDSAPSIVMDLGPGTLARLQEHQDPCDAHVALTHLHADHCLDFPSLMVWRRFHPTAPAASRNFCLGPKRTESHLGRLSSDDPEGVDDMSDTFAFSPWVDRERQLVDDVFITPFRTVHPVETYALRMEHAKSGATLCYSADSAYTPALVDASRGADIFLCEAAWGETSEDKAPDMHMSGAEAGRLAREAGVKKLVLIHLQPWGDAAATYAAAAREFDGEIVLGASGMEFEL